A single region of the Corallococcus caeni genome encodes:
- a CDS encoding MotA/TolQ/ExbB proton channel family protein, with protein sequence MNLGFVANLSVLANAAGGNETFLQELGRRWESGQAGMYPIAVCLVVALSIIIERSIVLFGKASINKEGFLRGLKKHIYAGDLDKAINYVAGQKNTPLTNVIKAGLMNVPKGQEEVQAALDEASLRETPRLEARTGYLAMLGNAAMLAGLLGTVNGLITCFEAVANVNPADKATILANGISEAMNCTGFGLLTAIPALIAFSVLMGRTQGLINDINETSVSVLNLIVANRDKFKNLNIPASAHAHAEE encoded by the coding sequence ATGAACCTGGGGTTCGTAGCCAATCTGTCCGTCCTCGCCAACGCCGCCGGCGGCAATGAGACCTTCCTGCAGGAACTGGGGCGCCGCTGGGAGTCCGGTCAGGCCGGTATGTACCCCATCGCGGTCTGTCTGGTGGTCGCGCTCTCCATCATCATCGAGCGCAGCATCGTCCTGTTCGGCAAGGCCTCCATCAACAAGGAAGGCTTCCTGCGCGGGCTGAAGAAGCACATCTACGCGGGCGACCTGGACAAGGCCATCAACTACGTGGCCGGCCAGAAGAACACGCCGCTGACCAACGTCATCAAGGCCGGCCTGATGAACGTCCCCAAGGGCCAGGAAGAGGTCCAGGCGGCGCTCGACGAGGCCAGCCTGCGTGAGACGCCCCGCCTCGAGGCGCGCACGGGCTACCTGGCGATGCTCGGCAACGCGGCGATGCTCGCGGGCCTCCTGGGCACGGTGAACGGTCTCATCACCTGCTTCGAGGCGGTGGCGAACGTGAACCCGGCCGACAAGGCGACCATTCTGGCGAACGGCATCTCGGAAGCCATGAACTGCACGGGCTTCGGTCTGCTCACGGCCATCCCGGCGCTGATCGCCTTCTCCGTGCTGATGGGCCGCACCCAGGGCCTCATCAACGACATCAACGAGACCAGCGTCTCCGTGCTGAACCTCATCGTGGCCAACCGCGACAAGTTCAAGAACCTGAACATCCCGGCCTCCGCCCACGCGCACGCCGAGGAGTAG
- a CDS encoding ATP-binding protein, translating into MKSEVRAVRPSGTLAPDAFQAFFDALDEPAAVCDVALRIAAVNPALRRFCAGHDISVDVLAEALAGAIAPEDGQSHEVDLVLQSGTSLVLSLSRRADTVAVRARVDTEVISGRLVVAERALLEQARTEGVLLDLGRSVAEAGGEEELVAAVARGVKELFPGRAFCIRIVDARSGGLTSLYAEGRLKEGAHEPLVLFQRSVEKTNLTPTALPQGRVTISEEVPLLFHGSTRAVSAPLVASGQLFGAINMEYPEGLDADPAHDERVLLQLASQVAVAVKNAKLIDELTFVRKYLEELLEKANALILVVNRDKQVVVFNQALSALTGLSKEQVLGRDLSSLVAASEQLRLVPVLAAAMRGESVNNFETRLLTRDGGEVRVSFATSSMLTQPGEVEGVIAIGQDVTVVKELEKRIIHAEKLASIGQLAASVVHEINNPMTAVATYADALLQRSRMTPGANPADQEKLKKILESSHRILRFTRDLVSYARPAQDRPERVSLNAVVDMAVGFCEHVVSQARVSVQRDYASDVPPLAAVRANLVQVFVNLITNACHAMQPGGQVQLTTLQEGTEAVVRVRDTGTGIEPRNLSRIFEPFFTTKPEGRGTGLGLSICQGIVENHGGRLTVESALGQGTTFTVRLPLAAD; encoded by the coding sequence ATGAAGAGTGAGGTCCGCGCCGTGCGTCCGTCCGGAACCCTGGCCCCCGACGCCTTCCAGGCCTTCTTCGACGCGCTGGACGAGCCCGCCGCCGTCTGCGACGTGGCCCTGCGCATCGCGGCCGTGAACCCCGCGCTGCGCCGCTTCTGCGCCGGGCACGACATCAGCGTGGACGTGCTGGCGGAGGCCCTGGCGGGCGCCATCGCGCCGGAGGACGGGCAGTCCCACGAGGTCGACCTCGTGCTCCAGAGCGGCACCTCGCTGGTGCTCTCCCTGTCGCGCCGCGCGGACACCGTGGCGGTGCGCGCCCGCGTGGACACGGAGGTCATCAGCGGCCGGCTGGTGGTCGCGGAGCGGGCCCTCTTGGAGCAGGCGCGCACGGAGGGCGTGCTCCTGGACCTGGGCCGCAGCGTGGCGGAGGCCGGCGGCGAGGAGGAGCTGGTGGCCGCGGTGGCGCGCGGCGTGAAGGAGCTGTTCCCCGGCCGCGCCTTCTGCATCCGCATCGTGGACGCGCGCTCCGGCGGCCTCACGTCGCTCTACGCCGAAGGCCGGCTCAAGGAAGGCGCGCACGAACCGCTGGTCCTCTTCCAGCGCTCCGTGGAGAAGACGAACCTCACGCCCACGGCGCTGCCGCAGGGACGGGTGACCATCTCCGAAGAGGTGCCGCTGCTCTTCCACGGCAGCACCCGCGCGGTGAGCGCGCCCCTGGTCGCGAGCGGCCAGCTCTTCGGCGCCATCAACATGGAGTACCCGGAGGGGCTGGACGCGGACCCCGCGCACGACGAGCGCGTGCTGCTCCAGCTGGCCAGCCAGGTCGCCGTGGCGGTGAAGAACGCGAAGCTCATCGACGAGCTGACGTTCGTGCGCAAGTACCTGGAGGAGCTGCTGGAGAAGGCCAACGCGCTCATCCTGGTGGTCAACCGGGACAAGCAGGTCGTGGTCTTCAACCAGGCCCTGAGCGCGCTCACCGGCCTGTCCAAGGAGCAGGTGCTGGGGCGGGATTTGTCCTCGCTGGTGGCGGCCAGCGAACAGCTGCGGCTGGTGCCCGTGCTGGCCGCGGCCATGCGCGGCGAGTCCGTGAACAACTTCGAGACGCGCCTGCTCACCCGCGACGGCGGCGAGGTGCGCGTGTCCTTCGCCACCTCCTCCATGCTCACCCAGCCCGGGGAGGTGGAGGGCGTCATCGCCATTGGCCAGGACGTCACCGTGGTGAAGGAGCTGGAGAAGCGCATCATCCACGCGGAGAAGCTGGCCTCCATCGGGCAGCTGGCGGCCAGCGTGGTGCATGAAATCAACAACCCCATGACGGCGGTGGCCACCTACGCGGACGCGCTGCTCCAGCGCTCGCGGATGACGCCGGGCGCGAACCCCGCGGACCAGGAGAAGCTGAAGAAGATATTGGAGAGCAGCCACCGCATCCTGCGCTTCACCCGCGACCTGGTCAGCTACGCGCGGCCCGCGCAGGACCGGCCGGAGCGCGTGTCGCTCAACGCCGTCGTGGACATGGCGGTGGGCTTCTGCGAGCACGTCGTGTCCCAGGCCCGCGTCAGCGTGCAGCGCGACTACGCCAGCGACGTGCCGCCCCTGGCCGCCGTGCGCGCCAACCTGGTGCAGGTGTTCGTCAACCTCATCACCAACGCCTGCCACGCCATGCAGCCCGGGGGACAGGTGCAGCTGACCACCCTGCAGGAGGGCACGGAGGCGGTGGTGCGCGTGCGCGACACCGGCACCGGCATCGAGCCGCGCAACCTGTCGCGCATCTTCGAGCCCTTCTTCACCACCAAGCCCGAAGGCCGCGGCACGGGCCTGGGCCTGTCCATCTGCCAGGGCATCGTGGAGAACCACGGCGGGCGCCTCACCGTGGAGAGCGCGCTGGGGCAGGGCACCACCTTCACGGTGCGGCTGCCCCTGGCGGCGGACTGA
- a CDS encoding ExbD/TolR family protein, whose product MGIKVPGKRYGKRLEHSKVFGHGGHGKKNGNADLLITPLVDMFVIIVLFLIANFSATGEVLMMTKDIVLPEAVNVKEVEMHPVVMVSNDQVSVSGTIVGRVEDLTKDEYLNIPALEEKLRDMKKQFEDLHSMAGGGETFKGDVNIQANKDVQFKVIKRVMFSCATAGYSNINFAVIQAGGAAAGEKTAAVTP is encoded by the coding sequence ATGGGCATCAAGGTTCCCGGTAAGCGGTACGGCAAGCGGCTGGAGCACTCCAAGGTCTTCGGCCACGGCGGTCACGGCAAGAAGAACGGCAACGCGGACCTGCTCATCACCCCGCTCGTCGACATGTTCGTCATCATCGTGCTCTTCCTCATCGCGAACTTCTCCGCGACGGGCGAGGTGCTGATGATGACCAAGGACATCGTCCTTCCCGAAGCGGTCAACGTGAAGGAAGTGGAGATGCACCCGGTGGTGATGGTGTCCAACGACCAGGTCAGCGTGTCGGGCACCATCGTGGGCCGGGTGGAGGACCTCACCAAGGACGAGTACCTCAACATCCCCGCGCTGGAGGAGAAGCTGCGGGACATGAAGAAGCAGTTCGAGGACCTGCACTCCATGGCCGGCGGTGGCGAGACCTTCAAGGGCGACGTCAACATCCAGGCCAACAAGGACGTCCAGTTCAAGGTCATCAAGCGGGTGATGTTCAGCTGCGCCACGGCCGGCTACAGCAACATCAACTTCGCCGTCATCCAGGCGGGTGGCGCCGCGGCCGGTGAGAAGACCGCCGCCGTCACCCCGTAA
- a CDS encoding cold-shock protein, whose product MASGTVKWFNDAKGFGFITQDSGGPDVFCHHTAIVADGFRTLAEGQKVEFDVKKGPKGLQAENVRPVG is encoded by the coding sequence ATGGCAAGTGGTACGGTGAAGTGGTTCAATGATGCGAAGGGTTTTGGGTTCATCACGCAGGACAGCGGTGGTCCGGACGTGTTCTGCCATCACACGGCCATCGTGGCGGACGGTTTCCGCACCCTGGCCGAGGGCCAGAAGGTGGAGTTCGACGTGAAGAAGGGCCCCAAGGGGCTCCAGGCGGAGAACGTCCGCCCGGTCGGCTGA
- a CDS encoding PAS domain S-box protein, with product MSAPSEPAFGIVLVPPGSVAREPLNACAERAGLRVVNDPDDASLALVDLTAPGCGPAVVELLTSLNGPHLTLIAVVSPEPRGFAAVDTLRPADIVTHQGLPHELTWRLQRAAERHREREEQARSQTDLALLLELTADYAESSDVEALLHGVTRRLAEQLDIARATLVMVGGGADEGVIVAASDDPGMKDLRIDLARYPEIREVVRTGKPVVMQEAATHPLLGDLERRAVAARGIHAIAALPLPIRGQVRGVLLLRAAGRRRAFSTREIDFLTTVAHATAVALRSASVLQSVQTARLAAEEKAASFKPYQLFFAHVSEGVAILDDEAAVLSLNPSGASMLDTTASEARGKHLNQITQPVDDGVLMELVTSASRGEARMGVDVVVRTPAGRCLTLSMSAAPLRDEDAATILSFRDVTHARKLEDELRNTKDFLERLIDSSVDAIIAADLKGRIILFNKGAEAMCGYTAQEAQEKLTAHQLYPPGVAQRIMAQLRGPEMGGKGRLSLTRQELMHRSGERVPVNMTASIVYEGGRESFTVGIFTDLRDRVQLERKLSDVETRLEESEKNAVIVALAGTAAHELNQPLTSVMGYAELLKRKLKEEDFAFRPVDIIYREAERMAEIVRKIGKITRYETKSYVGAQQILDLDKASSHEE from the coding sequence GTGTCGGCCCCGTCGGAACCCGCCTTCGGCATCGTCCTGGTCCCCCCGGGGTCGGTGGCCCGCGAACCCCTGAACGCCTGCGCCGAACGCGCGGGCCTGCGCGTGGTGAACGACCCGGACGACGCCTCGCTGGCGCTGGTGGACCTCACCGCGCCCGGCTGCGGCCCCGCCGTGGTGGAACTGCTCACGTCCCTCAACGGGCCCCACCTCACGCTCATCGCGGTGGTGTCCCCGGAGCCGCGCGGCTTCGCCGCCGTGGACACGCTGCGCCCCGCGGACATCGTCACCCACCAGGGGCTGCCGCACGAGCTCACCTGGCGCCTGCAGCGCGCCGCGGAGCGCCACCGCGAGCGCGAGGAGCAGGCCCGCAGCCAGACGGACCTGGCGCTGCTGCTGGAGCTCACCGCCGACTACGCGGAGAGCTCCGACGTGGAAGCGCTCCTGCACGGCGTGACGCGGCGCCTGGCGGAGCAGCTGGACATCGCGCGCGCCACGCTGGTGATGGTGGGCGGCGGCGCGGACGAGGGCGTCATCGTCGCCGCCAGCGACGACCCGGGCATGAAGGACCTGCGCATCGACCTGGCGCGCTATCCCGAAATCCGCGAGGTCGTCCGCACCGGCAAGCCCGTCGTGATGCAGGAGGCCGCCACGCACCCGCTGCTGGGCGACCTGGAGCGCCGGGCCGTGGCCGCGCGAGGCATCCACGCCATCGCCGCGCTGCCGCTGCCCATCCGGGGCCAGGTGCGCGGCGTGCTGCTGTTGCGCGCGGCCGGGCGCAGGCGCGCGTTCAGCACACGGGAAATCGACTTCCTCACCACCGTGGCCCACGCGACGGCGGTGGCGCTGCGGAGCGCGTCGGTGCTCCAGTCCGTGCAGACGGCGCGGCTGGCCGCGGAGGAGAAGGCCGCCTCGTTCAAGCCCTACCAGCTCTTCTTCGCCCACGTGAGCGAGGGCGTGGCCATCCTCGACGACGAGGCCGCCGTGCTGTCGCTCAACCCCTCCGGCGCGTCCATGCTGGACACGACCGCCAGCGAGGCCCGGGGCAAGCACCTGAATCAAATCACGCAGCCGGTGGACGACGGCGTGCTGATGGAGCTGGTGACGTCCGCGTCGCGCGGCGAGGCGCGCATGGGCGTGGACGTGGTGGTGCGCACGCCCGCGGGAAGGTGCCTCACGCTGTCCATGTCCGCGGCGCCGCTGCGCGACGAGGACGCGGCCACCATCCTGTCCTTCCGCGACGTGACGCACGCGCGCAAGCTGGAGGACGAGCTGCGCAACACGAAGGACTTCCTGGAGCGGCTCATCGACTCGTCGGTGGACGCCATCATCGCCGCCGACCTGAAGGGGCGCATCATCCTCTTCAACAAGGGCGCGGAGGCCATGTGCGGCTACACCGCGCAGGAGGCCCAGGAGAAGCTCACCGCGCACCAGCTCTACCCGCCCGGCGTCGCCCAGCGCATCATGGCCCAGCTGCGCGGGCCGGAGATGGGCGGCAAGGGCCGGCTGTCGCTCACGCGCCAGGAGCTGATGCACCGCTCCGGTGAGCGCGTGCCCGTGAACATGACGGCCTCCATCGTCTACGAGGGCGGCCGCGAGTCCTTCACCGTGGGCATCTTCACGGACCTCCGGGACCGGGTGCAGCTGGAGCGCAAGCTGTCCGACGTGGAGACGCGGCTGGAGGAGAGCGAGAAGAACGCCGTCATCGTCGCGCTCGCCGGCACCGCCGCCCACGAACTCAACCAGCCCCTCACCTCCGTGATGGGCTACGCGGAGCTGCTCAAGCGCAAGCTCAAGGAGGAGGACTTCGCCTTCAGGCCGGTGGACATCATCTACCGCGAGGCGGAGCGCATGGCGGAGATCGTCCGGAAGATCGGGAAGATCACCCGCTACGAGACGAAGTCGTACGTGGGGGCGCAGCAGATCCTCGACCTGGACAAGGCCAGCTCCCATGAAGAGTGA
- a CDS encoding YqaA family protein, with amino-acid sequence MSPTEPSSPPAPASPAADAPKLSWYRRLYLRVEAASSTPHALATMMAVSVVDGSVFPIPPFAVLVPMVLAQPKKWVRYCLLGTLASLVGGLIGYALGAGVGEGITQLLHIDLDVRVDRFGVSGTVGELLGRNFWVLALLCSILPTPFKIVAIGSGLVSVPLERFLLASVIGRSVRFFLVGSVVRFFGPTARKWLRV; translated from the coding sequence ATGTCTCCCACAGAGCCCTCCTCGCCTCCCGCCCCGGCCTCCCCGGCCGCTGACGCCCCGAAGCTGTCCTGGTACCGCCGGCTGTACCTGCGCGTGGAGGCCGCGTCCTCCACCCCGCACGCGCTCGCCACGATGATGGCGGTGTCGGTGGTGGACGGGTCCGTCTTCCCCATCCCGCCCTTCGCGGTGCTGGTGCCCATGGTGCTCGCCCAGCCGAAGAAGTGGGTGCGCTACTGCCTGCTGGGCACCCTGGCGAGCCTGGTGGGCGGCCTCATCGGCTACGCGCTGGGGGCGGGCGTGGGCGAGGGCATCACGCAACTGCTGCACATCGACCTGGACGTGCGCGTGGACCGCTTTGGCGTGTCCGGCACGGTGGGTGAGCTGTTGGGCAGGAACTTCTGGGTGCTGGCGCTCCTGTGCTCCATCCTGCCCACGCCGTTCAAGATCGTCGCCATTGGCAGCGGCCTGGTGTCGGTGCCGCTGGAGCGCTTCCTGCTGGCGTCCGTCATCGGCCGCTCGGTGCGCTTCTTCCTGGTGGGCAGCGTGGTGCGCTTCTTCGGCCCCACTGCCCGCAAGTGGCTGCGCGTCTGA
- a CDS encoding HAD family hydrolase, which yields MLLRAVLFDLDGTLVDSLGDIATAMNHALEQHGLPPHPEAAYLRFVGEGVAKLAERATAGAPPALQGQVLSTYHAHYDAHLFDRTRAYPGVEDALVALAADGVRLGVLSNKSDDFVKRLAARLLPGVRFTAVYGERPGIPRKPDPTAALALAAELGVAPAACGFVGDTSVDMDTAKAAGMYGVGVTWGFRTAEELHAHGARAVVSSAGELLAALRTAGA from the coding sequence ATGCTCCTGCGCGCCGTGCTCTTCGACCTGGATGGGACGCTGGTGGACTCGCTGGGGGACATCGCCACGGCGATGAACCACGCGCTGGAGCAGCACGGCCTGCCGCCGCACCCGGAGGCCGCCTACCTGCGCTTCGTGGGAGAGGGCGTGGCGAAGCTCGCCGAGCGGGCCACGGCCGGCGCACCCCCCGCGCTCCAGGGGCAGGTGCTGTCCACGTACCACGCCCACTACGACGCCCACCTGTTCGACCGGACGCGCGCCTACCCGGGCGTGGAGGACGCGCTCGTGGCGCTGGCGGCGGACGGCGTGCGGCTGGGCGTGCTCAGCAACAAGTCCGACGACTTCGTGAAGCGGCTGGCGGCGCGGCTGCTGCCGGGCGTGCGCTTCACGGCCGTGTACGGCGAGCGGCCGGGCATCCCGCGCAAGCCGGACCCCACCGCGGCGCTGGCCCTGGCGGCGGAGCTGGGCGTGGCGCCGGCCGCGTGCGGCTTCGTGGGGGACACCTCCGTGGACATGGACACCGCGAAGGCCGCGGGCATGTACGGCGTGGGCGTCACCTGGGGCTTCCGCACGGCGGAGGAGCTGCACGCGCATGGCGCGCGCGCGGTGGTCTCCTCGGCGGGCGAGCTCCTGGCCGCGCTGCGGACCGCGGGCGCCTGA
- a CDS encoding ExbD/TolR family protein has protein sequence MAGGMDLGTGGKGGKKPLDTAINMVPFIDLMAVTISFLIMTAVWTQIGRLQVSQAGGASTDEQQEEEKTKTVQLTLLVSPTEMRLTADQSAFDPIPLTRDDKGRPDLTKLVARFKELKAQLPDQAAITLQTEDLVRYEDLVRIIDECIGSGLPQVSVSAAMG, from the coding sequence ATGGCCGGCGGAATGGACCTGGGCACCGGTGGGAAGGGTGGCAAGAAGCCGCTCGACACCGCCATCAACATGGTGCCCTTCATCGACCTGATGGCAGTGACCATCAGCTTCCTCATCATGACGGCGGTCTGGACCCAGATCGGCCGTCTCCAGGTGTCGCAGGCCGGCGGGGCCTCCACGGACGAGCAGCAGGAGGAGGAGAAGACCAAGACGGTCCAGCTCACCCTCCTGGTGTCGCCCACGGAGATGCGCCTCACCGCCGACCAGAGCGCCTTCGACCCCATTCCCCTCACCCGGGATGACAAGGGCCGGCCGGACCTGACCAAGCTGGTGGCGCGCTTCAAGGAGTTGAAGGCGCAGCTTCCGGACCAGGCCGCCATCACCCTTCAGACCGAGGATCTGGTCCGCTACGAGGACCTGGTCCGCATCATCGACGAGTGCATCGGCTCCGGGTTGCCCCAGGTGTCGGTCTCCGCGGCGATGGGCTAA
- a CDS encoding fatty acid desaturase family protein, translated as MKRRVSEYFETRNLSQRANKAMYVKALSILGFTAGVYGLLLSGHFNAWGMLGLAVLMGVAIAGIGFCIGHDGVHGSYSDDAKVNTVVGLAFDLIGANSYMWRITHNVLHHTYTNIQGMDEDLTVSPQLRLSPYSEWKGYHRFQHLYAFAAYSLTTVFWVFAKDYKYFFQKDLGPYKGKKHAGVEWARLLAMKAVYYGWTLVIPWLVLDVTWWQFVVGQLAMHMTAGFILGIVFQLAHVVENAEFPVPDTDGKVEDAWMVHQLRTTANFARKNRLLSWYVGGLNFQVEHHLFPKVCSIHYPALSEIVKATAEEHGLPYIEAKTFRSAVASHYRMLKLLGRPPAVDAVPEQPKPDLAVAA; from the coding sequence TTGAAGCGACGCGTCTCCGAATACTTCGAGACCCGGAACCTCTCGCAGCGAGCCAACAAGGCCATGTACGTGAAGGCCCTGTCCATCCTGGGCTTCACCGCGGGGGTCTACGGGCTGCTGCTCAGCGGCCACTTCAATGCCTGGGGCATGCTGGGCCTGGCGGTGCTGATGGGCGTGGCCATCGCGGGCATCGGCTTCTGCATCGGCCATGACGGCGTGCACGGCTCCTACAGCGACGACGCGAAGGTGAACACGGTGGTGGGCCTCGCGTTCGACCTCATCGGCGCGAACAGCTACATGTGGCGCATCACCCACAACGTCCTGCACCACACGTACACCAACATCCAGGGCATGGACGAGGACCTGACGGTGAGCCCGCAGCTGCGGCTGTCGCCGTACAGCGAGTGGAAGGGGTACCACCGCTTCCAGCACCTGTACGCGTTCGCGGCGTACTCGCTGACCACGGTCTTCTGGGTGTTCGCGAAGGACTACAAGTACTTCTTCCAGAAGGACCTGGGCCCCTACAAGGGGAAGAAGCACGCAGGCGTCGAGTGGGCCCGCCTGCTGGCGATGAAGGCCGTGTACTACGGCTGGACGCTGGTGATTCCGTGGCTGGTGCTGGACGTGACCTGGTGGCAGTTCGTGGTGGGGCAGCTGGCCATGCACATGACGGCGGGCTTCATCCTGGGCATCGTCTTCCAGCTGGCCCACGTGGTGGAGAACGCGGAGTTCCCCGTGCCGGACACGGACGGCAAGGTGGAGGACGCGTGGATGGTGCACCAGCTGCGCACCACCGCGAACTTCGCCCGCAAGAACCGCCTGCTGAGCTGGTACGTGGGCGGCCTCAACTTCCAGGTGGAGCACCACCTGTTCCCCAAGGTGTGCAGCATCCACTACCCGGCGCTGAGTGAAATCGTGAAGGCCACCGCCGAGGAGCACGGCCTGCCCTACATCGAGGCGAAGACCTTCCGCAGCGCCGTGGCGTCGCACTACCGGATGCTCAAGCTGCTGGGCCGTCCGCCCGCCGTGGACGCCGTCCCGGAGCAGCCCAAGCCGGACCTCGCCGTGGCGGCCTGA
- a CDS encoding ATP-binding protein → MAAFPVRGLVEVLALTAVYLLAARVALSLSAEKSHICPVWLPSGVALGGLLLLGVSRWPAVALGAGVVAYAMGVTPGVGLSVVLGSTLEAVLAALLFRRMEGARELHRVRDVVGLGGGAGLGALVGAGLGTLGLVQAEVVPAALWGPSGWLWWMADLLGMVLVTPVLFLRRPRRAERSWEALLLLSLTAAVCVGVFAFPRPGSGAAHALTFLLFPLTAWAALGFGLRGGALSSLTVALAAIAGTARELGPFFMADLPHRGLVVLQLFIGITALTGLLLAAARAERRQAVELLELLATTVRAVHEGVLICEVREPGVLNTVFANEALCALVGRRREELVGTAPGELLASGDGGDRQRLLEALREERSLRAEVALTRPDGTRVWSEMQLSPVRANGEAVTHFVATHRDVTATKELQARLVAAERVAAVGTLAAGVGHEINNPLAYLLINLDAAQHDLAAQGTAAPEGVRDALACVREAQEGAERIRLIVRDLQVFSREGAPERGLVDLNALVPPAVRVVLHALRTRARLVEDFGPVPRVLGSEARLGQVLLNLLVNALQAIPEGDPGRHEVRVRTSTDASGHARVEVEDTGGGIPPDVLPRIFDPFFTTKGSAEGTGLGLAICQQIVRTHGGELRVHSVPGQGATFTLLLPPAPVQSAGSPQAPSPRGAGASRRAAAASGRRGRVLIVDDEPRLAQSMRLLLEPDHDVVAVTRGEDALARVAGGESFDVVLCDLQMPEMDGIAVYRRLQQEAPALVSRVVFISGGASSPEARAFMETVANPVLEKPVRPDVLLATVEAVLEAGPPESRQAAALEVVARGAVGGTRRG, encoded by the coding sequence GTGGCGGCGTTCCCGGTCCGGGGCCTCGTGGAGGTCCTCGCGCTGACGGCGGTGTACCTGCTGGCGGCGCGGGTGGCGCTGTCGCTGTCCGCGGAGAAGAGCCACATCTGTCCCGTCTGGTTGCCGTCGGGCGTGGCCCTGGGCGGGCTGCTGCTCCTGGGCGTGTCGCGCTGGCCCGCGGTGGCGCTGGGCGCGGGCGTGGTGGCGTACGCCATGGGCGTGACCCCGGGCGTGGGGCTGTCCGTCGTGCTGGGCTCCACGCTGGAGGCGGTGCTGGCGGCGCTGCTGTTCCGGCGGATGGAGGGCGCGCGGGAGCTGCACCGCGTGCGCGACGTCGTGGGGCTGGGCGGGGGCGCGGGGCTGGGGGCGCTCGTGGGCGCGGGGCTGGGCACGCTGGGGCTGGTGCAGGCCGAGGTGGTGCCCGCGGCGCTGTGGGGCCCCTCCGGCTGGCTGTGGTGGATGGCGGACCTGCTGGGCATGGTGCTGGTGACGCCGGTGCTGTTCCTGCGCAGGCCGCGGCGCGCGGAGCGGTCGTGGGAGGCGCTGCTGCTGCTGTCGCTGACGGCGGCGGTGTGCGTGGGCGTCTTCGCCTTCCCCCGGCCGGGCTCCGGGGCGGCGCACGCGCTGACGTTCCTGCTCTTTCCGCTGACGGCGTGGGCGGCCCTGGGCTTCGGGCTGCGGGGCGGGGCGCTGTCGTCGCTCACCGTCGCGCTGGCGGCCATCGCCGGCACCGCGCGGGAGCTGGGGCCGTTCTTCATGGCGGACCTGCCGCACCGGGGGCTGGTGGTGCTGCAGCTCTTCATCGGCATCACCGCGCTGACGGGCCTGCTGCTCGCGGCGGCCCGCGCGGAGCGCCGCCAGGCGGTGGAGCTGCTGGAGCTCCTGGCCACCACCGTGCGCGCGGTGCACGAAGGCGTGCTCATCTGCGAGGTGCGCGAGCCGGGCGTGCTCAACACCGTGTTCGCCAACGAGGCCCTCTGCGCGCTGGTGGGCCGGCGGCGCGAGGAGCTGGTGGGCACGGCGCCCGGGGAGCTGCTGGCGTCCGGCGACGGCGGGGACCGGCAGCGGCTCTTGGAGGCGCTGCGCGAGGAGCGCTCGCTGCGCGCGGAGGTGGCGCTGACGCGGCCGGACGGCACGCGCGTGTGGAGCGAGATGCAGCTGTCCCCGGTGCGCGCCAACGGCGAGGCCGTGACGCACTTCGTGGCCACCCACCGCGACGTCACCGCGACGAAGGAGCTGCAGGCGCGGCTGGTGGCCGCCGAGCGCGTGGCCGCCGTGGGCACGCTGGCCGCGGGCGTGGGCCATGAAATCAACAACCCGCTGGCCTACCTGTTGATCAACCTGGACGCCGCCCAGCACGACCTGGCCGCGCAAGGGACGGCGGCCCCGGAGGGTGTGCGCGACGCGCTCGCCTGCGTGCGCGAGGCCCAGGAGGGCGCGGAGCGCATCCGACTCATCGTGAGGGACCTCCAGGTGTTCAGCCGCGAGGGCGCGCCGGAGCGCGGGCTGGTGGACCTGAACGCGCTGGTGCCCCCCGCGGTGCGCGTGGTGCTGCACGCCCTGCGCACGCGCGCGCGGCTGGTGGAGGACTTCGGGCCCGTGCCCCGCGTGCTGGGCAGCGAGGCGCGGCTGGGGCAGGTGCTGCTCAACCTGCTGGTGAACGCCCTGCAGGCCATCCCGGAGGGGGACCCCGGCCGCCACGAGGTGCGCGTGCGCACCAGCACGGACGCGTCCGGCCACGCGCGCGTGGAGGTGGAGGACACGGGCGGCGGCATCCCGCCGGATGTGCTGCCGCGCATCTTCGACCCGTTCTTCACCACCAAGGGCAGCGCCGAGGGCACCGGCCTGGGGCTGGCCATCTGCCAGCAGATCGTCCGCACGCACGGCGGCGAGCTGCGCGTGCACAGCGTGCCGGGGCAGGGCGCCACCTTCACGCTGCTCCTGCCGCCCGCGCCCGTGCAGAGCGCGGGCAGCCCCCAGGCCCCGTCGCCGCGCGGCGCGGGGGCTTCAAGGCGGGCCGCGGCGGCCTCCGGGCGCAGGGGGCGGGTGCTCATCGTGGACGACGAGCCCCGGCTGGCGCAGTCCATGCGCCTGTTGCTGGAGCCTGACCACGACGTCGTCGCCGTCACGCGCGGCGAGGACGCGCTGGCGAGGGTGGCCGGGGGCGAGTCCTTCGACGTGGTGCTGTGCGACCTGCAGATGCCGGAGATGGACGGCATCGCGGTGTACCGGCGGCTCCAGCAGGAGGCGCCCGCGCTGGTGTCGCGGGTGGTGTTCATCTCCGGCGGAGCGTCGTCGCCGGAGGCGCGCGCGTTCATGGAGACCGTGGCCAATCCGGTGCTGGAGAAGCCGGTGCGCCCGGACGTGCTGCTGGCCACCGTGGAGGCGGTGCTGGAGGCCGGCCCCCCTGAGTCGCGGCAAGCCGCGGCCCTGGAGGTGGTGGCGCGCGGCGCGGTGGGCGGCACGCGCCGCGGCTAG